A DNA window from Eremothecium cymbalariae DBVPG#7215 chromosome 3, complete sequence contains the following coding sequences:
- the VMA10 gene encoding H(+)-transporting V1 sector ATPase subunit G (similar to Ashbya gossypii AAL076W), translating into MSQSNGIATLLKAEKEAHEIVAKARRYRQEKLKQAKLDASKEINEYKAQMDQELRDHEAANVGWAENLEKEAERKVQTELEQIKRLSSQKKDAIVSTLITAVTKPQHEVHINASS; encoded by the exons ATG TCACAGTCGAATGGTATCGCAACGTTGTTAAAGGCTGAGAAAGAGGCCCATGAAATCGTTGCAAAGGCCAGACGGTATAGACAGGAGAAACTGAAACAAGCAAAGCTAGATGCTTCGAAGgaaataaatgaatataaGGCTCAAATGGATCAGGAATTGAGAGATCACGAGGCTGCTAATGTTGGTTGGGCAGAAAACCTAGAAAAAGAGGCTGAAAGAAAGGTTCAAACAGAGCTAGAGCAAATCAAACGCTTATCTTCACAGAAGAAAGATGCAATTGTGTCTACACTCATTACAGCGGTAACGAAACCGCAGCATGAGGTACACATCAATGCATCGTCGTAG
- a CDS encoding acyl-CoA desaturase (similar to Ashbya gossypii AAL078W), with protein sequence MINDSIPEIDFTNILRDNPHLANRDNAEANELASEGTSKQDSNAEETLEVVESDLNSNPDQDADVLSNWEQHSDVQSGINDDSFVSDLGIPEFDYGSLLKANPHLQSKVAVDSTKDIPKLVSTTDNLSSKRNKSQILGSPTAIRGHQRLSKKNREPQIIHLLKKVDLETTTFSIILPIFSLLRILFAPPEWNWTLVKVWAGYYMLTQLSLHAGYHRFFTHQSYQCHIAVQFVMAILGASCGLGSILQFSSQHLAHHRYLDTERDPNCLSLYGWWFAQWGHKLFRGNRKSARSIKDCLNTLESTSRASYNKEQNATEIVVSASYPLLKWQERNYYQLWILTNILIPSLFAKLICNLSYFSCIFYLGLFRMSVVQQQWLLIGSLCHLKRFPFASQPFDCSRSAVNLPLGFLAQILTFGESNHNFHHAFPGDYRNGAAWYGFDPAKWAIQLLAYFGWARNLHTVLNEQMKKSIVQQHQKILDEERSKLLWGISFDSLPVMSPEQFSELAQKLYKQDRRALVVIEDIVHDVTPFIHDHPGGVALVVCAIGKDATPAFNGAVYAHSTAARNLLATMRIAKLSKDGSSIQRTSWERHLLNDSKGQKIVRSSNQATYTRINHYAAGAA encoded by the coding sequence ATGATCAATGATAGCATTCCGGAGATTGACTTTACAAACATTTTAAGGGATAACCCCCATTTAGCAAATCGAGATAATGCAGAAGCAAATGAACTGGCTAGCGAGGGAACCTCGAAACAAGATAGTAATGCTGAAGAGACATTGGAGGTTGTTGAAAGTGATTTGAATTCAAATCCTGACCAAGATGCTGATGTACTATCGAATTGGGAACAGCACTCAGATGTTCAGTCTGGTATTAATGACGATTCTTTTGTCTCGGACCTTGGCATACCGGAATTTGACTATGGATCGTTGTTAAAGGCCAATCCTCATCTACAATCTAAAGTTGCTGTTGATTCAACGAAAGACATACCAAAGTTGGTTTCAACCACTGATAATTTATCTAGTAAAAGGAACAAGTCGCAAATACTTGGTTCTCCCACAGCTATCCGGGGACATCAGAGACTATCGAAGAAAAACAGAGAACCTCAGATTATTCATTTGTTAAAAAAGGTGGATTTAGAAACTACTACATTTTCTATCATCttaccaatattttctcTGCTTCGTATATTGTTTGCTCCTCCCGAGTGGAATTGGACACTTGTAAAAGTATGGGCAGGGTATTATATGTTAACGCAATTAAGTCTTCATGCTGGATATCACCGATTTTTCACTCATCAATCCTACCAATGTCATATTGCCGTTCAATTTGTGATGGCTATTCTAGGTGCATCATGTGGCTTAGGTTCTATTCTTCAATTTAGCAGTCAACATCTTGCGCATCACCGCTATTTGGATACAGAAAGAGATCCAAATTGCCTATCATTATATGGGTGGTGGTTTGCACAGTGGGGACATAAGTTATTTAGGGGAAATAGGAAATCTGCAAGATCAATCAAAGATTGTCTTAACACATTGGAATCTACATCTCGTGCCTCTTATAACAAAGAACAAAATGCTACAGAAATTGTCGTTTCTGCAAGTTATCCTTTATTAAAATGGCAAGAACGCAACTACTATCAGTTATGGATATTAactaatatattaataccTTCTCTTTTTGCGAAACTGATATGCAACTTGTCTTACTTCAGttgcattttttatttgggTTTATTCCGCATGTCTGTCGTTCAACAGCAATGGTTACTAATAGGTTCATTGTGCCACTTGAAACGATTCCCTTTTGCATCTCAACCATTTGATTGTTCTAGATCAGCAGTTAATTTACCATTAGGATTTTTAGCACAAATACTTACCTTCGGTGAATCTAATCACAATTTTCATCATGCATTCCCAGGAGACTATCGTAATGGTGCAGCATGGTATGGCTTTGATCCAGCTAAGTGGGCTATACAACTTTTGGCATATTTTGGTTGGGCACGTAATCTGCACACTGTGCTAAACGAACAGATGAAAAAATCGATAGTCCAACAACATCAGAAGATTTTGGACGAAGAAAGATCTAAACTACTGTGGGGGATCTCATTTGACAGCCTTCCGGTAATGAGTCCTGAGCAATTTAGTGAGTTGGCACAAAAGTTATACAAACAGGATCGAAGGGCATTGGTTGTTATTGAAGACATAGTTCACGATGTAACACCTTTTATACATGATCATCCTGGAGGAGTAGCGTTGGTTGTCTGTGCAATTGGTAAAGATGCAACTCCTGCATTCAATGGTGCAGTATATGCTCATTCAACTGCAGCACGAAATTTATTAGCAACTATGCGGATCGCCAAGTTGAGCAAGGATGGAAGTAGTATTCAAAGAACTTCATGGGAGAGGCATTTGCTAAATGATTCCAAGGGTCAGAAAATCGTTCGAAGCAGCAATCAGGCTACTTATACAAGAATAAACCATTATGCGGCAGGCGCTGCATGA
- the SRP101 gene encoding Signal recognition particle receptor subunit alpha (similar to Ashbya gossypii AAL079C): MIDQLAIFTVQGQLLCKYNALGKKFSEQQFNKFIHTLIAQSIATSNSKFPTLSVDSHTFMFHETKQPFLYYVVSYSSSESLELNQEAEQVLNIAIKLWDSLGLNDAIRKNQDHAKSKKNRHNYTWLLEGAEDKLLQFEQFFTVKYESLKVTSNVSRPPNSLAEKQQQQQPKKKAAAKKNQSSVKSRKWGANGMIDDDAMAESSALDFSPASMSNTASDLAAVDTEGFGTRTKTGEFLIKQIDDLLVQSKNDQMENQQKKSQGRAFDFLQKHWLGNKTITESDLSLILDKLKKQLIAKNVTPTVADYLAAQVSQNLVGSKTANWTSVENTARESLGTSLTNLLTPSVSVDLLHEIQRKAEDRDKDGNKNPYVFSIVGVNGVGKSTNLSKLAFWLLQNHLKVLIVACDTFRSGAVEQLRVHVENLAQLIDEDHVRGSKNERGKTGNDFIELFEAGYGGSDLVTKTAKKAIKYAREQAFDVVLMDTAGRRHNDATLMSPLKSFAEQAKPDKIIMVGEALVGTDSVQQARSFNQVFGKGTTLDFFIISKCDTVGDMLGTMVNMVYATGIPILFVGVGQTYTDLRTLSVPWAVETLLS, from the coding sequence ATGATCGATCAGTTGGCGATATTCACTGTTCAGGGCCAGTTGCTCTGTAAGTACAATGCACTTGGTAAGAAGTTTTCTGAACAGcaattcaataaattcattCATACACTAATTGCACAATCGATAGCGACATCTAATTCGAAATTTCCAACGCTATCCGTTGACTCGCATACATTTATGTTTCATGAAACTAAGCAACCTTTTTTGTACTATGTTGTTTCCTATTCTTCATCAGAGTCTTTGGAGTTGAATCAAGAAGCAGAACAGGTGCTAAATATTGCTATTAAACTCTGGGATTCTCTTGGTCTGAACGATGCTATTAGGAAGAATCAAGATCACGCTAAGAGCAAAAAGAATAGACATAATTACACATGGTTATTGGAAGGTGCGGAGGATAAGCTTCTGCAGTTCGAGCAGTTTTTTACAGTTAAGTATGAATCCTTAAAGGTTACTAGTAATGTATCGAGGCCTCCCAATTCTCTGGCTGAgaaacagcagcagcaacagccaaagaagaaagcagCAGCCAAGAAGAATCAGTCATCCGTGAAGTCTAGAAAATGGGGTGCTAATGGGATGATTGACGACGATGCTATGGCTGAATCATCAGCACTAGACTTTTCTCCGGCTTCAATGAGCAATACCGCTTCCGATTTAGCAGCAGTTGATACAGAAGGGTTTGGCACTCGGACCAAGACCGGTGAATTCTTGATTAAGCAAATTGACGACTTGTTAGTTCAGTCCAAGAATGATCAGATGGAgaatcaacaaaagaaatcacAAGGCAGGGCGTTTGACTTCCTGCAGAAGCACTGGTTAGGCAATAAAACGATTACTGAAAGCGATCTCTCTCTTATTTTAGACAAGCTCAAGAAACAACTGATAGCAAAGAATGTTACACCTACAGTCGCTGACTATCTTGCTGCACAAGTTTCTCAAAATCTTGTTGGTTCAAAAACAGCTAACTGGACTAGTGTGGAGAACACTGCAAGGGAGTCATTAGGAACATCCCTGACAAATCTACTAACTCCAAGTGTATCGGTTGATCTACTCCATGAAATCCAAAGGAAAGCTGAAGATCGCGATAAAGATGGGAACAAGAACCCATATGTTTTTTCTATTGTTGGTGTCAATGGTGTTGGAAAATCTACTAATCTCTCTAAATTAGCTTTTTGGCTCTTACAGAACCACTTAAAGGTCTTAATTGTTGCGTGCGATACCTTCAGATCTGGAGCAGTTGAACAGTTACGCGTTCATGTGGAAAATTTAGCGCAGCTAATTGATGAAGACCACGTACGTGGTTCGAAGAATGAACGTGGTAAAACAGGAAACGATTTTATAGAACTTTTTGAAGCTGGTTATGGTGGATCTGATTTGGTTACAAAGACAGCTAAAAAAGCTATCAAGTATGCCCGTGAGCAAGCTTTTGATGTTGTCCTGATGGATACTGCTGGTAGAAGACATAATGATGCAACTCTGATGTCGCCGCTGAAATCCTTTGCAGAACAAGCCAAACCTGACAAGATTATAATGGTTGGAGAAGCATTGGTTGGAACAGACTCTGTTCAGCAGGCCCGTAGTTTTAACCAAGTCTTCGGCAAAGGAACAActttggatttttttattatttccaaATGTGATACTGTGGGAGATATGTTAGGAACTATGGTAAATATGGTGTATGCAACTGGTATACCAattttatttgttggtgttgGACAAACTTACACAGATTTGAGGACCTTAAGTGTTCCATGGGCTGTTGAAACTTTGCTATCGTGA